A stretch of Lactuca sativa cultivar Salinas chromosome 6, Lsat_Salinas_v11, whole genome shotgun sequence DNA encodes these proteins:
- the LOC128126881 gene encoding transcription initiation factor TFIID subunit 1-like — MSKKRSSLLVLTLNLSHVRDLASNPELANENCVYMLFCLLKNDANKDTTIESNIIKRFNKLTLRNKDVLDGSWMDRIVWDPNQSVTKPKLLLDLQDEQMLFEILDNKHGDDLQLHAGAMITTRSAESAPDSLELLHGYGWGRFNIANEKFYSNRKSSQQLKSHSKKCTSHGVKFLHSIPALKLQTMKAKLSNKDIAYFHRPKALWYPHENLVALKEQGKLLTKGSMEIVLKSLGGKGSKLHVDAEETVLSLKGKAIFDILTVCFYIYVINHQRGSFAGDLENLLDAEECDEDEEDNNNYDSNNLVAGVKGLKMRRMPSQAQADVENKDEAAELCRMLMDGIS; from the exons ATGTCAAAGAAAAGATCCAG TCTGCTTGTATTAACCCTAAATTTGTCGCATGTGAGAGATCTTGCAAGCAATCCAGAACTTGCAAATGAGAATTGTGTCTATATGCTTTTTTGTCTattaaaaa ATGATGCTAATAAAGATACAACAATTGAAAGTAACATCATTAAACGATTCAACAAACTTACTTTACGCAATAAAGATGTTCTTGATGGATCTTGGATGGATCGAATAGTGTGGGACCCGAATCAATCTGTTACAAAGCCGAAAttacttcttgatcttcaagatgaACAGATGCTTTTTGAAATATTGGATAACAAACATGGAGATGATCTTCAGCTTCATGCTGGAGCCATGATCACAACTCGGTCAGCTGAGTCAGCACCAGATTCATTGGAGCTATTACATGGTTATGGATGGGGGAGATTTAATATAGCTAACGAAAAATTCTATTCCAACAGGAAATCTTCCCAACAGTTGAAATCACATTCCAAGAAATGCACATCACATGGTGTTAAATTCTTGCATTCCATACCTGCTCTCAAGCTACAGACAATGAAAGCCAAACTTAGCAA TAAAGATATAGCCTATTTTCATAGGCCAAAAGCTTTATGGTATCCTCATGAAAATTTGGTGGCACTTAAAGAACAAGGAAAGCTGCTTACAAAAGGGTCAATGGAAATTGTATTGAAAAGCTTGGGAGGGAAAGGGAGCAAGCTTCATGTAGATGCTGAGGAGACTGTTTTATCTCTCAAAGGAAAAGCTATTTT CGATATATTAACAGtttgtttttatatttatgtAATCAATCACCAAAGGGGTTCATTTGCAGGGGATCTTGAGAACCTTCTAGATGCTGAAGAAtgtgatgaagatgaagaggatAATAATAATTATGATTCTAATAACTTGGTGGCTGGTGTTAAAGGCCTTAAAATGAGACGCATGCCTTCACAAGCTCAAGCTGATGTGGAAAATAAAGATGAAGCTGCTGAGTTATGCAGAATGCTCATGGATGGTATCAGCTAA
- the LOC122194857 gene encoding chaperonin CPN60-2, mitochondrial has product MNKYYSSLLTIYLIYLRSSIELSTSDYDKEKLQERLAKLSGGVAVLKIGGASEAEVGEKKDRVTDALNATKAAVEEGIVPGRLNHVHTCYLLSICF; this is encoded by the exons ATGAACAAGTATTACAGTAGCTTGTTAACAATATATTTAATTTAT TTGAGATCATCGATTGAATTGAGCACTTCTGATTATGATAAGGAGAAGCTCCAAGAGAGATTAGCAAAACTTTCTGGTGGTGTTGCTGTTTTGAAG ATTGGAGGAGCGAGTGAAgctgaagttggtgagaagaagGATAGAGTTACTGATGCTCTAAATGCTACAAAGGCTGCAGTTGAAGAAGGAATTGTGCCAGGTAGATTAAATCATGTCCACACATGCTATTTACTAAGTATTTGTTTTTAA